Part of the Oncorhynchus keta strain PuntledgeMale-10-30-2019 chromosome 31, Oket_V2, whole genome shotgun sequence genome, cgggcagtccttccccgggaggaagaggagctccgtcttgctgaggttcagcttgaggtggtgatccatcatccacactgatatgtctgccagacatgcagagatgcgattcgccacctggtcatcagaagggggaaaggagaagattaattgtgtgtcgtctgcatagcaatgataggagagaccatgtaagAGCAATGGCGAGTTGAAGAGTCTACTCTTTGGGAACCCTATAGAGCAACGGTGAGTTGAAGAGTCTGCTCTTTGGGAACCCTATAGAGCAACGGTGAGTTGAAGAGTCTACTCTTTGGGAACCCTATAGAGCAACGGTGAGTTGAAGAGTCTGCTCTTTGGGAACcctatagagcaggggtgtcaaagtcaaatggacggagggccaaataaaaaatttagctacaagccgagggccggactgttcgaatgttcattgaaaattttttaaatgacgcatatagtctagtgaacctaattgaacctactgaaaacctaacaaatatattccaatatgatcagataaataaagcaatattttcttatggctctgtcagtaatctttaattttcaacagacacaaaagacaaatttcctttatataaaaatccccataacatgaacattaaatgaaagaaaccggtattcaaggcaccatcagtagcctatattttctattttagcaaaagtgggctaaatttacttcaaagaaaaaaacaataatagcaattttctatcatccactcaactgaaatatttttaaaatataattggattgaaatacaataaaataaagtgcaaaaatctattaatcaaaaacaacactttgtttaaggagaagtaacatgcagtgaaaacaaatattaaactttaacttttaaacttgaactgagtaaaaactctaaatatgtgattgcacagtaatgttcacttgtttgaggttgagggtgatacttggtggtgtcccatcttttccacaagttcatcaatgttcggggtaaggctctgagctgaggaaatcctcagaattgagtggaggtgttcagcagtaagtcgacttctgtgtgatgttttgttcaagttcatcaaagaaaacagttgttcacacaggtatgtgctgccaaacatagacaacgtttgagcagcctggatgcgcagctggggcattgtgtcggggaggaaacgggcgaactccgcagcacccactgccgcatattttgccctcagtgcatcattgcattggaggtcaatcaactccatttggaggtttggtggtgagctttccacgtcaacagcaaatgggttaccgagcagttccaacctgcttttttgtgcttcaaagtcagcaaatcggcgtcgaaagtcagcggcaagcatacctattttatcagccaactgtgcgctcgggaacgcactggtagagagcttctctttcatggtctggcagctgggaaagtggctcaaattttctttccgcatctgcgtctcccacagagtcagtttggttttaaatgccttcactgtactgtacatatcagagatgacacgatcccgaccctgcagctgcaagttcattgcattcagatgactcgtaatgtcacacagaaaagccatttcacacagaaacatttcgtctcggagttgtgttgtgtctttccctttgctgtccaagaacagacaaatctcctcacgaagctcgaaacatctttgaagcacctttccctggcttagccatcgcacctctgtgtgataaggcaaatcaccatgctccgtttctaactccgtcagaaatgccttgaactggcggtgattcaaacctttggctctgataaagttaactgtgcgtgatgatgctcattacatgctccattttcaaggctttaccgcacaacgcttcctggtgtatgatacaatgataagctgtcagctcacctgtcgcgttttcctcttgcatcttttcccgtatcttcgccaccagtccgctcctgtgtccacacatcgcaggtgctccgtcggttgtcaaacccacgagtttttcccaaggcagctccatctcatttacacatcttgacacctcttcatacaaatcatgccccgtagttgtgccatgcataggacgtaaagccaaaaactcctctgtcacgcttaggctggagtccactccgcggatgaaaattgacaactgggcaatgtcagaaatgtcggtgctctcatccacagccaaggaatatgcaatgaaatcttttccctttttcacaagctgctcttttagattgatggacaactggtctactctctcggcaatggtgtttctgctcagactcacatttaaaaagagttgcctttttctgggcaaacttcgtcacaaactttaatcatgcagtttttgatgaaatccccctccgtaaatggccgggctgatttagcgatctcttctgccaaaataaaactggccttgacagcagcctggccttgtgatttggctttttgaacagagcctgtcgagatttgaggcctcgttttaattcctctgccttttgtagcctttgttccatgtccatattcttgtttttgtccgcgtgtttcgtttcataatgtcgtctcagattatactctttcagtaccgccacactttctccacacagaagacacacaggttttccagctacctccgtgaacaaatactccgactcccaccttgtttgaaaccccggttctcagtgtccaccttccgttttgccatttttgatgggtatctgaaagttaattttactgtgatgctgacaactgctgtgccaataaatattgaaatgaagcagcctactgctcggtgcgtcaccgttgcattgtgggaaatgtagtattggtgcgtgtaaaagatctgcgggctgccggcttgctgcggtctgcgggccggttctaataataaatcaagatcatcccaggggccgtaaaaaaccttctcgcggaccggatgtggcccgcggccttgactctgacatatgtgctataGAGCAACGGTGAGTTGAAGAGTCTACTCTTTGGGAACCCTATAGAGCAATGGTGAGTTGAAGAGTCTACTCTTTGGGAACCCTATAGAGCAATGGTGAGTTGAAGAGTCTACTCTTTGGGAACCCTATAGAGCAACGGTGAGTTGAAGAGTCTGCTCTTTGGGAACCCTATAGAGCAATGGTGAGTTGAAGAGTCTACTCTTTGGGAACCCTATAGAGCAACGGTGAGTTGAAGAGTCTACTCTTTGGGAACCCTATAGAGCAAAGGTGAGTTGAAGAGTCTACTCTTTGGGAACCCTATAGAGCAATGGTGAGTTGAAGAGTCTACTCTTTGGGAACCCTATAAGAGCAACGGTGAGTTGAAGAGTCTGCTCTTTGGGAACCCTATAAGAGCAATGGCGAGTTGAAGAGTCTACTCTTTGGGAACCCTATAGAGCAACGGTGAGTTGAAGAGTCTGCTCTTTGGGAACCCTATAAGAGCAATGGCAAGTTGAAGAGTCTACTCTTTGGGAACTCTATAGAGCAACCTGCGAGTTGAAGAGTCTACTCTTTGGGAACCCTATAGAGCAATGGTGAGTTGAAGAGTCTACTCTTTGGGAACCCTATAAGAGCAATGGCGAGTTGAAGAGTCTACTCTTTGGGAACTCTATAGAGCAACCTGCGAGTTGAAGAGTCTACTCTTTGGGAACCCTATAGAGCAATGGCGAGTTGAAGAGTCTACTCTTTGGGAACCCTATAAGAGCAATGGTGAGTTGAAGAGTCTACTCTTTGGGAACCCTATAGAGCAATGGCGAGTTGAAGAGTCTACTCTTTGGGAACCCTATAAGAGCAATGGTGAGTTGAAGAGTCTACTCTTTGGGAACCCTATAGAGCAACCTGCGAGTTGAGTCTACTCTATAAAATGTAAATAGGGATTCAATCGTAAATCGTCTGGCCACCGATTTTATATGGTTTATGTCTGGATACAAGAGTCTTTGGGAATCCTATAGAGCAATGGAGAGTTGAAAAGTCTACTCTTTGAGAACTAAAGATGCCTGGTAAAGGTACCACAGGGGAGAGGTACTCTAAGTCTGATTTATATTATCTAAGATCCCGAAACACACCTAACGGCACCACAAAGGCTAATCTCCGAATTAAAGGGCAGGATACATAACCAGGCCAGTCCGGCGGGCCTGTGAGTCACCTGTTAGCCGGGTGACATAAGAACTTGAGTGAGACGACTTGTATCACTCTCGACGGGGCTACCTTAATGGTCTTCTAGCAAAATCTCCTACCACGACACTGTATagttagtgactatgcatatatgatgaacagagagtagcagcagtgtaaaaagaggggttggggggcacaatgcaaatagtccgggtagccatttgattacctgttcaggagtcttatggcttgggggtgaacactgttgagaagcctttttgtcctagtttgcccccgatgatgcgttgcgcagaccgcaccaccctctggcgagccctgcggttgtgggtggtAGAGTTGCTGTACCatgcagtgatacagcccgacaggattctctcaattgtgcatctgtaaaagtgtgtgagggttttaggtgacaaaccACATTTCTTTAACCTCCTGAGGTGCTTTttttcttcaacctcctgaggtgcttttgtgccttcttcaccacactgtctgtgtgggtgtaccatttcagtttgtcagtgatatgtacgccgaggaatttaaaactctccactgctgtcccattgatgtggatgggTGGGTACTCCTTCTGCTCTTTCCTAAATTCTactatcatctcctttgttttgttgacattgagtgagaggttattttcctgacaccacactctgagagccctcacctcctccctgtaggccgtctcgtcgttgttggttgtagtgtcttaacacttagtacttatttatataataagaaagactctgaagcaattgaactggagcttcacatttactcaaacgagttagtaccagaataacatagaacaacacTGTGCATGACCAAGAGTACTCCatccttaaaggggacatcagtaattaacagaacataacattggtaatcaagtctactactgttgtgtcatctgcaaacttgatgattgagtcggaggcatgcatggccacacagtcatgtgTGAAAAGTGAGTACAGGAAGgaggctgagcacacacccttgtgagGCCGTAGTGTGGacgatcagcgaagtggagatgttgtttcctaccttcaccacctgggggcagcccgtcaggaagtccaggacccaattgcacagagtggggttgagacccatgggctcaagcttaatgatgatcttggaggtactatggtgttgaatgctgagctatagttaatgaacagcattcttacataggtattcctcttgtccagatgggatagggtagTGTGACGGCAATtgcagccagctggtctgcgcatgctctgaggacgcagctagggatgccgtctggggctggcagccttgcgaggattaacacgtttaaatgtcttactcacgtgccaactcagtggcactgtgttgtcctcaaagtgggcaaagagtgtgtttagcttgtctggcaGCAAGATGGCGGTCTcggcgacgtggctggttttccttttgtcgtCCGTGATTGTCTGAAAAACCCTGCCACGTGtcatgtctgagctgttgaattgcgactcaaCTTTGTCTAGATATTGACGATTTgcatgtttgattgccttgttGTTACAGGAATTAAAGGGAACTACTACTCTATTTGAATTCTACCATATTCCCCGTCACCTTGCCAAGGTTAAATGTGGTGGTACGTGCTTGGAGTAGGCcattcaaggagttggtctgatAGTGCCCTCTAATGTCATAGGTCTCCCCCCATGCTTGCAGAAACAATAGAGAACAAATGCAGAGGAGCGAAATTGTCCCCCACATTCTGAATTAGCTTTTTTGTCCCCCCCTCCTCAGTTTTATCATTAGAATGTCATACAAAACGAGGCAACAGTGTTctttaggaccatgcagacgCCTCCAAATGGTCAGGTAGGATGTTTGGATTTTATTTATACAactggattaaaaataaaaaaaatcccccCCTTCTCAAACCAGTTCCAATTTGAAGTGATATTATGAATAGAGGAATTTCTAAAACCAGCCAGTGGATGGCGCTATTAAATAGGTGGTGCTGTGCTTTTCCTCACTCATCCAGACTGCTGTGTTTCCAtgtctcttcactgtctcctaTGGAAGTGTAGCAAAGTGGATGCTTACAAAGATTTCCTTACAGGTTATGAAATGGGTTAAATGCACACATGCACAGTCAcaataatgtaaaaaaaaaaatcccatttGCTTTATATCATACATAGGCATCACAAAAgtaggtttaggttcatttgaacatATTTGTACATGTGCACAATGTAAATGTGATGGCATACagtactttttttttaaagatagacATAATTAGTGAAAATATATGTGTGGACTTCGCAACAATAAATACCACAAATACACCAataacaagcatttcgctatacctgcaataacatctgctaaatatgtgtatgtgaccaacttAATTTGATAAATAGGCATGTCAATATATTGTATTGATGGGGAATAGGGCCACAGCTCTTGATTGGAATGATATTTGGTCTGGTATTGTGACTTGTTGCAACAGAATATTACCGTCTCATATCACTGTGTCCATATGTGCCAAAGTCTTGTGTAGTGTGTAACAGTGTCATAGATGAGACTGATAACGGAACGCGATGGACCTCCTAAAGGTCATGTATTCCCATTCGTCCTCCGCTGTACGCATTTCCTGTTAATAACACACAGCAATGTCAAAAGAGTGCATGTACCAAAAAACAATACCAGGAGTTTATTCATGTGCCAAATGAATGTAGTACTGTAAAGGACAAGCCAGGGAGATGTTCTGTAATCTTACCAGTAGAGAGTTCCACATGTGATTAGAAGCACTATGACGATGCCCAATAGTACACCACATAGAGTCTTACAGGATTGGTTACTTTGGGATGGTGTTGGACAATCTAGGCAACAGCAAAGAAGCATGAAAGACACAAAAAAAGACTCAATAGTCATAATGAATAATCATAACGCATGTATACCAGTGACGTAGTGTGTGACACTCGTCCCCAGACTGCTATTGACAACACAGGTGTAGTTGTGGCCCTTCATTCCGGACAAGTCGAGTCTCTTGCCATCTGCAGAGATATTGGCTGTCTGATTGGACAGCTCTACCCCATCCACCAACCAGGAAAACACTGGGCTGTCCCACTGTGCCCTGTCATTGGCCACCTCACACTGGAGCGACAAAGACGCCACTGGAGCAGCAACtaggcgagagggagagagagaaaaagttaGGCAGAACAAATAGTCCAAATATAGTTATATTGGTTTTTGCATCCTTACATAGTTCTGCCCATAAGGGTAGCCTCGGAACCCAGACGACACTCACATTGTTCGGAAGGTGAGGTGAAAGCCTGTGACTGAGGCTAATGTCAAGGTTATTTGACTTTTTAGTTTGCACAGTATTTGACCCAAACTAAATCTAGGTAGTGACCAGAATTATTGGTGTAGCTGTTTCTCACCAATCTCTCGAACAACTATATTTGCTGATTGCTCGTTCCCCGTCTGGTCAGTCACAGTGACGGTGTAGACTCCATAGTTAGATGATCTTATATTCTCCACCCTAAATAAGGCCCCCTTCTGGTCTAGAGGATTGCCAGGTGCATCTTGGTGATCGGCCAGCCTGACCTGTCCCTGACCATTCTCAGTCTGGCGGTCCCAAATCACCATGATGATCTTCTCTGTTGGTGTAATCTGGAACTGGGTCCGCAGGACCAGGTCTCTCCCCAGAGCCACATAAAGGAGACCCTTTTTCTGGAATTGCACTGACAGGCATTGGTGCAGGTGGGGCACTGAGGAAAGATAGACAAGGAATTACTGTACGTTTTATGTACACGTTACTACTGTACCATAGTGATTTTTGCAGGGCAGTATTATAAAAAACAATAACTCACAGAGGGCCAGGTTCAGACAAATACGCCAGACCAGGATGTGCTGTGTTTCCATCACATCTGCAGAGCTATTTAGATTTTACAATCCTGAGGACAAAGAGCGAAAGAGTTTGCAACAGCATTTAAACGTGCACTCTATCACTCCCGTTGTCAGGGGCAGAGGCATATCCCCCTAATGTATTTGGAGGGGCTTTGATGGCAAAATGCTCTTCAAATCAAACAGCAAGCTGTGTTTTGATCTTTGTTAGCTACTGTATATGCATAAAATGtgtttcaatatttttttttcaccttaGAGATGGTTCTGTGGCACCAGAATATGGTGAAAattacaagattatgttataactctattattgcatcaaatggttgttttttGCAACAGAATAAGGGGTTGTTGtgtcatctgtgtgtgttctactgaggatgggcctctgggaGATAACACTGGTGGGAGATTTATGTCGTcttttgggtgataaaacctaaagagacctcattccagagcatgagttaatgtttctgttttATACGGTACCAGGGAGACATGGCTCCAGTACGGAGGTGGGGGGCCAGACACTACTCTCTACAcaataaaaacgtttttttttgtaGCAAatactgtctgctgtgaattataagtatctttcatacaaatcgtaaccttgtgacccattctatacatctgttattcgtcatgtaggttgaaagggatgtatcttggctataaaatgCCTTTCTACTTTTGTCTCGGGGGTCTCAACAAATCATCTGAGGGTGATTCGTCGACCAGCCATCATTATCGTAAAGCACTCAATCTATtcactttatgtgtgtgtgttgtattgaccTGCTCCCTTATTTATAAGTGATCAAAGATTTAGCTTAAGTATACCTCTGACTTGTGTGGTgagtttgtctctcctcatttgatagtgcaagaaattaaccaccacaa contains:
- the LOC118364312 gene encoding uncharacterized protein LOC118364312, whose amino-acid sequence is METQHILVWRICLNLALLPHLHQCLSVQFQKKGLLYVALGRDLVLRTQFQITPTEKIIMVIWDRQTENGQGQVRLADHQDAPGNPLDQKGALFRVENIRSSNYGVYTVTVTDQTGNEQSANIVVREIVAAPVASLSLQCEVANDRAQWDSPVFSWLVDGVELSNQTANISADGKRLDLSGMKGHNYTCVVNSSLGTSVTHYVTDCPTPSQSNQSCKTLCGVLLGIVIVLLITCGTLYWKCVQRRTNGNT